gcagtttttaaaaaataaatgaagtTATGCGTCAAGGTTATTTTAGTCTATGATCAGTTTTCTGTATATGCATTCTCATTGTTCTGCCTGGCTGTAGCTGCGAAATGTATATGTTCTCAGTTAGTTTTTCATAGTACATTAATGCTTAGTTAATGCTTAGTGATTATTGCAAGCATGAATGAGCAATTGATCTATGTGGACGAGCGTCATAGCTCCGCCCCGTATTAACCATAACAAGGGACGCTCTCTTTTCATTGGCTGTTTGTATCTCATGATGGTTAGCTAGCTTTGAGCTAGCAATGCTATTCGTGGACCAAACCCGCTACTTTCGTGAGCACTAGGATTAAAACTCAAAATAGGATTGGCTAAATTGCTAACAGTTGACTGCTGTAATCCTCACAGCAAGTGGTGATGTGAAACACGGAAGTATTCAAGTACAAATGTGATGTTTGTTTTATTACCTTTAACGGTAGTTAGCAACAATGGATGCTAATTTCTTCAATTTGGCCATCGCTTGCTAACTAGAAAATATTTGCTAGCAAGAGTGGCAAGCAACGTGGAGTAAAAAGCAATGTTGACAAATGAACTTGCCAACGCTAGGTGTCAAGAAGAGGAAGCATAGACTTACTAGCCAGCTAAATGGGGTTCTCTTACTGGGCCTTTACGTCGGATACTGATTTCACAGGTATTGTGTTATTGCCGTTTTATTATGGCAGTAAGTACCCTATACTTTTCAGATGGCCAACGCGTAGCTACCATGTTAGGGAGTGTGGTGGCGACAGCTTGTCAAGGAATACTATCAGAAAACATCAGCAGGCGAGCTTGACCTCGCTAAAGTTTAAGAGCTAGACGTAACCTGAATACGAAATGTAAAGAGGGTGATCATGTTACCTTGAGTAACGTTAAAGCTCAGTGCTGTTTCCTGGAAATGTGTTCATTTATTCTGACTATGAGGGCATTTAATTAATAACGTTGTTTCCAACAGCAATGTGAGCCATTTTGGGAAAGACCCCTGAATGCTGCGTCCTGTTTTGATATGGCTCAGATTTTATGCACCTACCAGGTGACCCAGAATGGGACCGCTCTGGAAATAGAGGGGCAGGGAGGTTTGGACAAGGCAGGAGGTAACCTTCTCTGTTCCCTAACGTCTACACTGACATTGTGATTGTGAATACGTAGTTTATTGTTACTTCGTGTTCTGTTTCAGAATAGGAACACTGTTGCGTGGTTTGATACTACTCTTTGTCTTCATCCAGATAAAACCGAGACATCCCCTGTGAATGAGAACCCAGAACCCTTTTCTTCTGAAGATGAACAGGTAAGTGACTAACATTCTCAATGAAATATTTTGTGGTATGCTTAAGTCAATGTAAAAAACATTAAGTTATGGTTTTATTATTGACCATTCTCTGAACCATCTTATTTCAGAAGAGACTAAATGCTTTGTCAGATGATGACTTTCTTTCAAAGGACAAGCTTGATGGTATGGGCAACACCTCCTTTGTTACTGTTTTGATAGTTAACACCTGAGCTATGTAAATAGAAACAAATTGATAAGAGGACAATGCTGTTTGTGTGGCATTACAGTAGCACTATACTCCTGTCATCTTCAGCTTCTTGGTCCCAGAGTTGCCCCTTCACCAAGTCTCTGCAGAAGGCGGAGGCCCTGCTGAGGACTCGCTTCAACCCCAGCCTGAGGTGGCTACTGAGGCAGAAAAGTGATGATATGTGGGAATTTGAGAACCGGGATACCTTTGTAGCGTGCCAGAACCTCACCTCTCAGTCGTCTAGCAGGCTGCAGCGGCTAGACCAGGGCATGCTGGGTCTCAGTCCACAGTGCCAAGTGTTGCGGGGGCCACGGACAGGCCAGCTGCAGAGTTGCGTCAGGGGCCTCGCTACAGAGGGCAGTTTCTACCACCACCCTCCAGCCGCTACCCTCAGCCATCACTATGGGCAGCTGCAGTACCTACTGGAACAGCGGGCTCAGCTCCTTTTCCTCCATGAGTATGCCCGGCGCACCAGAGTCACCACTGTGTACGTTGACAAACTGACTAGCCTGCTGGAGCGGGAGCTAGGTTTGTTGATGGACAGGAGTCGAGTCTTGGAGCGACCAAACTCTGCCTGGAGCTTTGGGATGGGAGGCCTCTGCCAGGAACTACGTATCCATGTGAGCCATTGGGATGCTCTATGTGCCAAAGCCCAGTCTGACATCTGGCTGAGAACTGTTCTGTTCCAGAGGACAGAGACCCTTGCTGTCATGCGGCGGACACTGAGAGTGCTGGGACTGCAGGCCCTGGTTCTGATGGAACGTTGTATCTATACAGCCCTCTCCGCTCTGGCATCAGCTCAGCTGGCCAGGGTGCCTAGAGATGCCTTAGAAGACCTGCTGGCTGGGGCAGAGGTCTTTAACCAGGTACTGGAGGAGCAGAGAGTCCAGTATAGAGGCTCGCGGTGGAGAACTCAGACCCTGCAGCTGTCTGACTGGCCTGGGCTGTCTAGTAGGCAGCCCACCCGGAGGGATAGCCTTCCTGCACCGTTCCCAGTGGTTGAACTGATGAGGATACTGGCAGAGCACAGGGGGCAGATCGCGGCAGAGCAGCTGTACCAATGGGCTTCCCAACAGAGCTTCCTCCACTCCCAGGCCCTGCACACTGGAGCCCCAGCCCCTACGTGGGAGAAATTAGAACTGTTATTCCCGCTGCTTTCCCCTCTACACCCCTCAGAGCCCAGTCCTGATGGGCTCACACTGGAGAACCTCCCTGGTCCCTCTTCAGATGAATCCAGGTTGGGAAAACCCTGTTCCTGGTCCTCTGATCTCCCCTTTATAGCCTTTATCCGTCAGGACCGAAAGTCTCTAGAGATTCTCTTCCAGGCCCTGGTGTCCTCCACAGACCTGATGGCTCCACACATCCCCAACAGACCCAGGCCGGAGTGTACCAACACCCCAGAACATTCTCCCAGGTGCTTTGAGGGAGAGTCTTCACCCACAGATGAGGCCAGGCAGGAGATAAAGAGACCCAAGTCAGTCCAGTCTTGGGCCTGTGTGGAGCTCTTTGGTCATTACAGGACAATGCTGTGGAGGGAGTTTGGCAAAGCCGTCATTCAGCGCTTCCACCAGCCACCAAAGAGAGACCCTTTGGGCAGTGTTAACCAGTGGAACGACCAGATGGTTTTCCAGCTTGTGATGTGGCTCAACCATGGCTGTAGAGGAGGTAACAAATGCTGCCTGTTTTTAATCAGTTGATGTGTGACTGTGACACTTTCAATAAATAATAGTTGAATGCCTTGCAGAGCTCGTCCctgaggagtgtagaggagtggTTGATGACTTCATCTTACAGCTCCTGTCCAACACTGCTTTTAGGCACTGGGATGAGGGTCAGTTTCTGTGTTTAAAACATCCTTAATACACTGTAATTTGACATCCATCTGCATcatgtagttatagtaatatAACAACACAATGTTTTTGGTTTCTGTTAAGGTATTGCCTCtaatctttgtgtgtgtgtttctttctctcttgcaGTGATGTGTGCGTCACTGGGCTCAGGACTGAAAGATAAATGTCTTCCAGGAGTTGAGCGCGAGAACTGCATGGTGATGACATGTACCATGGAGAGACTCCTGCAGCTGTCCCCTCCACTCCTCACAGTGCTGCAGTGGCTTCAAACTTCAGCCCACCTGGTCCAAGGTAACCCCTATATCAGCCCACCTGGTCCAAGGTAACCCCTATATCAGCCCACCTGGTCCAAGGTAACCCCTATATCAGCCCACCTGGTCCAAGGTAACCCCTATATCAGCCCACCTGGTCCAAGGTAACCCCTATATCAGCCCACCTGGTCCAAGGTAACCCCTATATCAGCCCACCTGGTCCAAGGTAACCCCTATATCAGCCCACCTGGTCCAAGGTAACCCCTATATCAGCCCACCTGGTCCAAGGTAACCCCTATATCAGCCCACCTGGTCCAAGGTAACCCCTATATCAGCCCACCTGGTCCAAGGTACCCCCTATATCAGCCCACCTGGTCCAAGGTACTCCCTATATCAGCCCACCTGGTCCAAGGTAACCCCTATATCAGCCCACCTGGTCCAAGGTACCCCCTATATCAGCCCACCTGGTCCAAGGTACCCCCTATATCAGCCCACCTGGTCCAAGGTACCCCCTATATCAGCCCACCTGGTCCAAGGTACCCCCTATATCAGCCCACCTGGTCCAAGGTACCCCCTATATCAGCCCACCTGGTCCAAGGTAACCCCTATATCAGCCCACCTGGTCCAAGGTACCCCCTATATCAGCCCACCTGGTCCAAGGTACCCCCTATATCAGCCCACCTGGTCCAAGGTAACCCCTATATCAGCCCACCTGGTCCAAGGTACCCCCTATATCAGCCCACCTGGTCCAAGGTACCCCCTATATCAGCCCACCTGGTCCAAGGTAACCCCTATATCAGCCCACCTGGTCCAAGGTAACCCCTATATCAGCCCACCTGGTCCAAGGTAACCCCCATATCCATATGATTTAAACTGCTTATTAATCTGGAAATCACCTCCAAATATCCCTAGGtcattctccttctctacctcttaAACATTCTACCAGGCCACACGGTAGTCATCTTGCTTTTCATCCTTCATCAGGTGACAGTAATGCTCGGACTATGAGGTCCCTTCACATAGGATCGCTGAGCAGAGTGGTGGCATCCGTCCGATCCTCTACCTTCTGGGTCATGAGAAAGGCCTACCAGTTCCTTTCCTCCTGGTCCCTCAACAAGTTCCTGCTTGTCACCCTAGGAGACCTCAAGGTGAGGATTCACTCTGACATtcttcctatatagtgcactactttgaactagagctctggtctaaagcagtgcactatatagggaatacggtgacATTTGGGGGACACATCTTCTATTTCCCTATTGAATGTATGTTGGCCTTGCTTCAGGTGGTCTCCATCTTTCTTCTTGTCTTTAGTGAGCAATCCTATGTTGACATTGAGGGATGCACTTACATAAGTGTGTTCTGTGCTTTAAGGTTCTGAGAGCATCAGTGGTGAGGCTACTGCAGCATGTGGAGGCCCTGAGTGTGAATGAAAATCATCTCCTCAAGCTGCTGGCTGCACAGCTTACTCAGAGTGTCACAGATCTACAGGTGAGGGACAATATAATGGTTGATCTGTCAATTTCTAGACCAATGTTCCACCTGTCATCTCTTATAACCGATTTGAGTTTATTACTCAAATAAACTCAGTTCTATTATGTCTGCATTGTTGAAGGTATTCTCTGAACTGGTGCTCAGAATCTTCTCCAAGGACTGTAAGAGGATGTCTGAGGAGATCTTTTTGCAGACCATGCCCTCAGCAAAGCACTGGAGAGTGAACTATAAAACAGGTAAATTACAGACTGATGGAACTGAAATATCCTATATTCTAAACATAAGAAACATGTCCACTATTTGAGTTTTTTTCTGTTGTACTTTGTGTATGGAGCCAATATAATTGATGCTTGTTTTTTCCTTCATCTTATTGTATCTGTAGAGTTCCCCAGCAGCCCTAGTGATTACGCTACTACTGCAGCTCAGAGTGTAATAGGACAGGTACTGGAGGGGGTGCAGCCCCTGCCTGAGGAGGCTCGGATCCCCGCCCTGA
The Oncorhynchus mykiss isolate Arlee chromosome 31, USDA_OmykA_1.1, whole genome shotgun sequence genome window above contains:
- the ccdc142 gene encoding uncharacterized protein ccdc142; the encoded protein is MAQILCTYQVTQNGTALEIEGQGGLDKAGDKTETSPVNENPEPFSSEDEQKRLNALSDDDFLSKDKLDASWSQSCPFTKSLQKAEALLRTRFNPSLRWLLRQKSDDMWEFENRDTFVACQNLTSQSSSRLQRLDQGMLGLSPQCQVLRGPRTGQLQSCVRGLATEGSFYHHPPAATLSHHYGQLQYLLEQRAQLLFLHEYARRTRVTTVYVDKLTSLLERELGLLMDRSRVLERPNSAWSFGMGGLCQELRIHVSHWDALCAKAQSDIWLRTVLFQRTETLAVMRRTLRVLGLQALVLMERCIYTALSALASAQLARVPRDALEDLLAGAEVFNQVLEEQRVQYRGSRWRTQTLQLSDWPGLSSRQPTRRDSLPAPFPVVELMRILAEHRGQIAAEQLYQWASQQSFLHSQALHTGAPAPTWEKLELLFPLLSPLHPSEPSPDGLTLENLPGPSSDESRLGKPCSWSSDLPFIAFIRQDRKSLEILFQALVSSTDLMAPHIPNRPRPECTNTPEHSPRCFEGESSPTDEARQEIKRPKSVQSWACVELFGHYRTMLWREFGKAVIQRFHQPPKRDPLGSVNQWNDQMVFQLVMWLNHGCRGELVPEECRGVVDDFILQLLSNTAFRHWDEVMCASLGSGLKDKCLPGVERENCMVMTCTMERLLQLSPPLLTVLQWLQTSAHLVQGDSNARTMRSLHIGSLSRVVASVRSSTFWVMRKAYQFLSSWSLNKFLLVTLGDLKVLRASVVRLLQHVEALSVNENHLLKLLAAQLTQSVTDLQVFSELVLRIFSKDCKRMSEEIFLQTMPSAKHWRVNYKTEFPSSPSDYATTAAQSVIGQVLEGVQPLPEEARIPALTEAMTAFMEAWMEHILKQKIKFSIQGALQLKQDFDLIRNLIRSEEYSLSEEIHQRLLSLRVFHQVDNAIVCLLQQPMAKPYMPSRGWEPFRRCCPSSANMVDQSSSSLNNFENMDLQSACQQALAQAEGSMSPELLASTPQESYLAVAQQEWLDLRIHNGNRWKLPGLQCLTRSEP